Proteins from a single region of Plasmodium brasilianum strain Bolivian I chromosome 13, whole genome shotgun sequence:
- a CDS encoding splicing factor 3B subunit 4, translating into MFIPHKNQEISHIYERNNEATLYIANLDTQVDEEILCELFMQCGNVKNVHIPRDKINGHHSGYGFVEYEYEYECEYAGKVLNMTKLFGKALRCNKASQDKRSYDVGANLFIGNLDAEVDEKMLFDIFSSFGQVATVRIMRNEDDTSKGHGFISYDNFESSDMAIENMNNQFICNKKVHISYAFKKDTKGERHGTAAERFIAANKALTLYPNNENTANGISYNSSSTIDNTTNNSNNNYTSINNDNNLFLNNMMISSTNITKFPHDPIPPPLINSFFPTNPPPPLSSNFMPPTHINIPPNTRSNNSYIMPSKVISKMVGSMQQNMSPNMPPNMSPNMPPNMSPNMPPNMSPNMPPNMSPNMPPNMSPIMPPNMSPIMPPNIPPNMPPIMPPIMPPNIPSNFPPNFPPNFPPNFPPNFPPNFPPNFPPNFPPNIPLNVPPTIPPTMPPNLPPISPDEGTSNATSNVETNQVKESKECINTENHD; encoded by the exons ATGTTTATTCCTCATAAAAACCAGGAAATAagtcatatatatgaaagaaACAATGAAGCTACACTTTATATAG CAAATTTAGATACCCAAGTGGACGAAGAGATCTTGTGTGAACTGTTCATGCAGTGTGGTAATGTGAAGAATGTCCACATACCAAGGGACAAAATCAATGGGCATCATTCGG GGTACGGATTCGTCGAATACGAATATGAGTACGAGTGTGAATACGCAGGGAAAGTGCTAAACATGACAAAGCTATTTGGAAAAGCGTTAAGATGTAACAAGGCATCTCAAGATAAAAGGTCATATGATGTTGGAGCCAATTTATTTATAGGAAATTTAGATGCAGAAGTAGACGAAAAGATgttatttgatatattttcatcCTTTGGTCAAGTAGCAACAGTAAGAATAATGCGAAATGAAGATGATACATCAAAAGGACATGGGTTTATATCATATGATAATTTTGAATCGAGTGATATGGCaatagaaaatatgaacaatcagtttatatgtaataaaaaagtacatatatcctatgcttttaaaaaagatacaaAAGGTGAAAGGCATGGAACGGCAGCAGAAAGATTTATAGCAGCAAATAAAGCATTAACATTGTACcctaataatgaaaatacagCTAATGGTATATCTTATAATAGTTCATCAACTATTGATAATACAacaaataatagtaataataattatacttcgataaataatgataataatttatttttaaataatatgatgATTTCATCTACAAATATAACTAAATTTCCCCATGATCCTATCCCCCCTCCCCTTATTAATTCTTTCTTTCCAACCAATCCACCACCACCTCTTTCATCCAATTTTATGCCACCAACTCATATTAACATACCACCAAATACAAGATCGAATAATTCGTATATAATGCCCTCAAAGGTTATCAGTAAAATGGTGGGTAGTATGCAACAGAATATGTCACCAAACATGCCACCAAATATGTCACCAAACATGCCTCCAAATATGTCACCAAACATGCCTCCAAATATGTCACCAAACATGCCTCCAAATATGTCACCAAACATGCCTCCAAATATGTCACCAATCATGCCGCCAAATATGTCACCAATCATGCCGCCAAACATACCTCCAAACATGCCGCCAATTATGCCTCCAATTATGCCCCCTAACATACCTTCAAATTTTCCTCCAAATTTTCCTCCAAATTTTCCTCCAAATTTTCCTCCAAATTTTCCACCAAATTTTCCACCAAATTTTCCACCAAATTTTCCACCAAATATTCCTCTAAACGTGCCTCCTACTATACCACCCACTATGCCACCAAACTTGCCCCCCATTTCGCCGGACGAAGGAACTTCAAATGCAACATCGAATGTTGAAACTAATCAAGTGAAAGAAAGTAAGGAATGTATAAACACCGAAAATCatgattaa
- a CDS encoding glutathione reductase → MVYDLIVIGGGSGGMAAARRAARHKAKVALVEKAHLGGTCVNVGCVPKKIMFNAASIHDILENSRHYGFDTQFSFNLPLLVERRDKYIRRLNDIYRQNLKNDNVELFEGTASLMSENKVLIKKAKNVNDEENTDEQMIEGKNILIAVGNRPIFPPVKGIEHTISSDDFFKIKEAKRIGIVGSGYIAVELINVTKRLGIESYIFARGNRLLRKFDETVINELENDMKKNNINIVTHANVEEIEKVKDKNLTIYLSDGRKFEHFDYVIYCIGRSPDTKNLNLDKLNIKTNNDYIIVDDNQRTNLKNIYAVGDCCMVKRNKEVEDLNLLKLYNEEPYLLNSKESKEANLYYNVQLTPVAINAGRLLADRLFLNKSRKTSYKLIPTVIFSHPPIGTIGLSEEEAIQTYGKENIKIYESKFTNLFFSVYDMEPSQKEKTYLKLVCVGKEELIKGLHIIGLHADEIVQGFAVALKMNATKKDFDETIPIHPTAAEEFLTLQPWMK, encoded by the exons ATGGTTTATGACTTAATCGTTATTGGTGGGGGAAGCGGGGGAATGGCAGCCGCTAGGAGAGCAGCCAG GCATAAAGCGAAAGTTGCTCTTGTGGAAAAGGCGCACTTAGGTGGGACATGTGTAAATGTTGGCTGTGTTCCAAAAAAG ATCATGTTCAACGCAGCGTCTATCCACGATATTTTGGAAAACTCGAGGCATTATGGATTTGACACGCAGTTTTCTTTCAATTTACCACTTCTAGTAGAGAGGAGAGACAAATACATTCGAAGACTGAATGATATATATAGGCAGAATTTAAAGAATGATAATGTTGAGCTTTTTGAAGGCACAGCTAGCTTAATGAGTGAAAATAaagtgttaataaaaaaagcaaaaaatgtaaatgatGAAGAGAATACGGATGAACAAATGATTGAAGGTAAGAACATACTTATAGCAGTTGGTAATAGGCCAATTTTTCCACCAGTGAAAGGGATAGAACACACAATTTCAAGTGAtgattttttcaaaataaaagaagcaaaaagaATAGGTATTGTAGGAAGTGGATATATAGCAGTAGAGTTAATTAATGTTACAAAAAGATTAGGAATCGAatcttatatatttgcaaGAGGAAATAgattattaagaaaatttgATGAGACTGTTATTAACGAATTAGAGAatgatatgaaaaaaaataatatcaataTTGTTACCCATGCTAATGTAGAGGAAATAGAAAAGGTAAAGGATAAGAACTTAACAATTTATTTATCCGATGGAAGAAAGTTTGAACATTTtgattatgtaatatattgcATTGGTAGATCACCAGAtactaaaaatttaaatttagacaaattaaatattaaaacaaataatgattatataattgttGATGATAATCAAAGAACGAacttaaaaaacatatatgctGTAGGTGATTGTTGTATggttaaaagaaataaagaagtagaagatttaaatttattaaaattatataatgaagagccatatttattaaatagtaAAGAGAGTAAGGAagcaaatttatattataatgttCAGTTAACTCCTGTAGCTATTAATGCAGGTAGACTACTTGCAGATagattatttttaaacaaatcAAGAAAAACAAGTTACAAACTCATACCAACAGTAATATTTTCTCACCCACCTATTGGAACTATTGGTCTTTCAGAAGAAGAAGCAATACAAACATATggaaaggaaaatattaaaatatatgaatcaaaatttactaatttatttttttcagtaTATGATATGGAACCAtctcaaaaagaaaaaacatatcTAAAATTAGTTTGTGTTGGTAAAGAAGAATTAATTAAAGGTTTACACATCATTGGTTTACATGCTGACGAAATTGTTCAAGGATTTGCAGTTGCCTTAAAAATGAATGCtacaaaaaaagattttGATGAAACTATTCCAATACATCCTACTGCAGCAGAGGAATTCTTGACCTTACAACCATGGATGAAATGA
- a CDS encoding eukaryotic translation initiation factor 3 subunit H has translation MKYVPPHSRVHTETKEKQEATQEKAEQEKENAETINEEKGNESDTSVAGDDFEIVLNSVVISNISKNKDLRGELLEDEEDEDDDDDDANQQDEEDDMEEYDNENDDKKRKKKRDGTSNKDQKKNKRNDLKKLNTVEINQSFCVCNIEDICIDKISKLTNRYQISKQRYNELLNNLVLYFNKNKYEEDGEKYISEVNNYYDDYVNIMAELNFETTSFGFYINVCDIKKKEVLATLLLCSLINKNSFVLCFGEKYGKLIFSAYKIDVDVVFEIKNQIKNSTFTQFSDILNVELNKRGLNSKNILQRIPIRIKNSIINSLFLKVLKNKNKNFVSTMDYLNTLEVDSLESHIQDTCKSLEMLKTEQEKIIKYKKDVFKQLQTQKIYQEKKKLEKEKNKIEHDNLDANEEDINLQNIFKSIPQPSLLFPYVLTMSNNLLNDNINNLCSHAIAKSYLYYRNAKP, from the exons atgaaatacgTTCCACCACACTCACGGGTTCACACAGAAACCAAAGAAAAACAAGAAGCGACACAAGAAAAAGCGGAACAAGAGAAAGAGAATGCTGAAAcgataaatgaagaaaaggGAAATGAAAGTGATACATCTGTAGCAGGAGATGATTTTGAAATAGTTCTAAATAGCGTTGTTATTAGTAATATATCCAAAAATAAGGACTTACGTGGAGAATTATTag AGGACGAAGAGGATGAAGATGATGATGACGATGATGCGAATCAACAAGATGAAGAAGACGATATGGAAGAATatgataatgaaaatgatgataaaaaaagaaaaaagaaaagagatGGTACCTCTAATAaagatcaaaaaaaaaataaaaggaatgatttgaaaaaattaaatacagTAGAAATTAATCAATCGTTTTGTGTTTGTAATATTGAAGATATATGTATTGAcaaaatttcaaaattaacaaatagGTATCAAATATCTAAGCAAAGATATAATGagttattaaataatttagttttatattttaataaaaataaatatgaagaagATGGAGAAAAATACATAAGTGAAGTTAATAACTATTATGAcgattatgtaaatattatggCAGAGCTAAATTTCGAAACAACATCTTTTGGTTTTTATATCAATGTTtgtgatattaaaaaaaaagaagtgtTAGCAAcgttattattatgttctctaattaataagaattcatttgttttatgttttggggaaaaatatggaaaattaaTTTTCTCAGCTTACAAAATAGATGTAGATGTTGTATTTGAAATTAAGAATCAAATAAAGAATTCTACCTTCACGCAGTTTAgtgatatattaaatgttgAGTTAAATAAAAGGGGactaaatagtaaaaatatattacaaaggATACCTATACGTATTAAGAATTCAATTATAAATTCGTTATTTTTAAAGGttctgaaaaataaaaataaaaatttcgtTTCAACAATGGATTATCTAAACACGTTAGAGGTAGATTCTTTAGAAAGTCATATTCAGGATACGTGCAAATCTTTAGAAATGTTAAAAACagaacaagaaaaaattattaaatataaaaaagacgTATTCAAACAATTGCaaacacaaaaaatttatcaagaaaagaaaaaattagaaaaagagaaaaataaaattgaacaTGATAATTTAGATGCAAACGAAGAAGATATAAATCTACAAAACATATTCAAAAGTATTCCTCAACcatctttattatttccgTATGTCTTAACTATGAGTAACAATTTACTgaatgataatattaataacttATGTAGTCATGCTATTGCCAAGTCTTATCTATACTACAGAAATGCGAAACCGTGA